The genomic stretch GTCGGTCTTCTCTCTATGGCATTTGAAGCAGAGGTGGCACTTAAATGTCAGTGACTTGAGGATCTTCATTCCTTTCACCTTCTCTTCTGAGAAATGATGCTTGTTCATGTAGTGGCGCCTTAGGGTAGTGCTAATCACACATCTAAAATTGCAGCCATTAAGCTCACATAAGTATGGTTTAGTAGAAGCTTGCAAAACATAAGGGCTGATCTGGTCTGACTCTAAGTGTTGCTCTGAGGGTAGACTTTGGGCAACAGATGGTTCAACGTTTGATGTCAATTGCCTCCTCTCACCAACAGCGGGTGGAGCTCTCTTTTGCAATAATACAATTGGGGACCTGGTGCCAACACCCTGATGGCAGGATATATTTGATGTGGTGGACCCTGACATTGGGTGGGAGGGCTCAGTGTATCCATTTGAAGAGTTGGAGGGAGTCAGACTAAGCTGGCTAAGTCCAATCAAAATCTCTCTCAAATGGGCATTATCATTGGCAAGGCATGATGGAGATGTTGTGGTGTTCTTGGTAAGGGAAGGGCAAGCATTTCCCTGGCTTGATCCCTTCATTAGCAGACAAGCTGCATGTTCATGTTTGTTCTGGTCATCATTGTCCTGCTCTGTTTTGACCTTTAGACCTTTAGATTTCAAGCCCACTTCTTTGTCAAGACCGAGTTCCTTATTCTCTGCCTTGAAGTGCTCTGGATGAACACACCTCAGGTGCTTGTGAACATCTCTGGCTTTGGAGAAGGTCAATCCACACCTCTCAAAACCACAAGTGAACTTTTTTCCATCAAAGCACACAGCAACCGAGGTCATTGTGCCTTTGGGCTCCTTGCAGCTCGACACATGTGACGAGGACGCACTGCATGTATAGGAAGTAGCATTGTTTCCCCCACTGACTAACTCCTCCAGTGCAGTCTTTCTTTTACAATACTTTTTGGGTCTGGCTATGTCCTCAGTTATGGAATCAAGATGTTTTATTTTGGCCTTCCTCTGTGCCTCAAAGTCTTCCTCAGAGAAGGTAATGCCGTGTGTGGCTAAATGCTTGCTGAATTCCTTTTTAGAAAAGTAGAACTTTTTGCATTCAAGGCTTGTGCAGCTGTATGCAGCATCACGAAAGTGCTGTGCTTCATGGTGGTATACCTGCCCCAAGTCAGAGAAAGAAAGACGACATCCTTTGAGCTCACACTGGTAGCTAACTTGATAGCCATGGCTATGCTTATGTGCAACAAGCTTATTGGAGGTGCTGAAACGAGCACCACAACCTGTGACCATACAAATGTAAGGCAGGTCACCGTAGTGCAAACGCTGATGTCGTCGGTGGTGATAGGCAGACATGAAGTGGCGCCGGCAGTAAGTGCACTTTTCCCTACGATCTTTCATTTCAAAATAATGTTTCACGTTCTGGTCCCCAACGTGGTATTCAGATTTTAAATGCACACCCAAGTACTTGGAATGCTTAAAAGTCTTTGTACAGTGAGTGGCAGGGCATGTATATATGTCATGATTCTGCAATTCAAAATGAAAGTTAATGTAATCAAATGTGACGTTATCTTCAAGTCCAGGGTACCTGGGGGCAGATGAAGCTTGTTCTAAAATGTGCTCCAAAACATCAGGATCATGTGTGGACTGGTAGTACAGCATTAAGGATGGATCAAGAGCAATCTCAACAGGCTCCAAGTCGTCCTCCTCCATTTCCTTATCCCAATCAATCCTCTTTTTGTCCTTTCTCTTTTGCCGAGTGCTTCTGGGTGGCATTCGAAGGTGTAGTTTAGCATGTGGGATAAAATCTTTTCTGCTTTTAAACCTCTTCAGGCAGACAGGGCAGGTGAAAACACCGTTGTTTTCATGCCTCTTAGAGTGAAGAAGGATTCGCGTTTCAGTAACACTTTTCTTACAAATCTTGCAGAGGAACTTGTATTTCTTCTGAAGTGAGCCCTGCTCAACATCTGGCTTCAAAGGTGGTTTACTGTCCCACTCATTTTTCTCATCTTTATTATGACCATCAATGCCAACAATTGTCCGATTTAAGTATTCTCTTGGCATATCAACAaaccccctctccacctcctcctttaCATCCTGCCCAAGACTAATCTCCTGTCCCCCctcatcctcatcttcctctgGCTCAGGGTCAAGCCCCAGCAGCCTGATGCACTGATGCTTGAGTGTTTTCCAGTCCCAGAATTCAGGGTCGAAAGGCCAGTGGGCTTTAAGTGCCAGGAGCAGTTCACACCGCAGAGAGTTGGGGATGATGGAATTTTCCTGGTCATACTTCTGATCGGTCTGCAAAGAGAGCTCTTCAAGGGAGCTGAAGGCCACATGAGAGAGGCCTAAAAGAAACTCTGTCAGCTGGCAAGCACGCAACACCTCAAGATCGTCTGGTAGGAGGCAGGCTACAGTCTTGCACACAGAAATCCTCGTCTCTGTGTCCTCTTGGTCTGGGAGCTGTAGTGCTTTAACACATAACTCCACAGACGAAGCCAGACCAAGCACCTCTGCCTGTAAAAGAAATGGGGGAAATCAGTGGCCTACAAATGTAAATTTCTTTTCAAAGCAAATATTTCACTAAAATAACAATTCAAAACCGCTTAACAATTTATTGCAATGACATTCAAAATCAGAGGGAGAAAAAGCGGTATTTTTCTACCTCTGTCCGAATGACGTGCACAAGGAAGAGCAGATGGTAAACGGTCTTAGCAATGGCGCCTAGCTGCAGGCAACGCTCCAGCAGTGATTCCAAAGATGGGTCAATCCTTCTCTGAAGCTTACTCCACAGCAGTGTGAGCTCCCTAGAAATGAAGCCGCATTGAgaaatatacattagagagacCCCAAAGCTACACACCAGCCCAGAACTAAGATTGGGCTAAGATTATTCAGGGTCCCTCTGCAAATGAGATTTTTTGCGCCTAACATGCATTCACTTCAATTTATCCATATGCTTCCCAAGATTTGACATTGACTACTAAAAACACACCAGGAGCAGTACAGGCTTTGCTGCTGCAGCTGTTGAGTTAGGAAGGTGGTACACAGGATGAAGGCCGTGTTTTCCTCCCCCCCAGTCTCCAAACTGCATGTAATATCCAGCACATCCTTACAGTCCAGTCTGGATATCTGTGGGATAAATAATAAAGGCCAAATCATGTATAGAACTACAGTTTTGTGGACCATATCACTTACATCAAGGGCGAAGGAGTTCATACTCTACTTGTGAAGATTGCCCAACACACAACTGTCAGATTCACTATGCCATCACATTTTCTTTCGTAACAGCTTTCTCTGAACGCTATTTAAATAGCAGTATAAATAACATAACTGAGCTGAGCTAAAAGACAAATGATGTTGTtctcacaacaacacactgacagaccTCCATGATGGCCTCCTCACCGGGCAGCaggtggcagaggagagagacgtaGGTCTGCCGGAAGGTGGTTTGGTTGGAGACAAGGTGGCATTCGGCACAGGACTTAGCCAGCACGACAGCCTTCGCCACCTCCCCCACTTTCTCCAGGTGTTTGACACGCATCTCCATGAAGCCCTCCCCCTCCAAGGCGATGTACGCCTCAACTGAAGGAGAATGACAGAGCAGCAGTAGCTGGATGACTAATACCAATACTTAAAAATCACAAGATTAGCCTTATTAGTCGCTGCTGCTTCTTTGTGCAGCATTACCATGTCAATGCAGTAAGGTGGCGATACTGACCTTCCTCTATGTTTGTGGGGCGACCAGTGAGAAGGGCGCCTAGGACAGGGTTACTCCACGCTCCCCCCTCTCCTGTGATCTGGAGCAAGGCTTGCAGGTCTGTGCTCCCATACTCCAACAAGGCATCATGGGCCACCTGCAAAACCCGTGAGAACACACACAAAGAACGGGGTCGGGCCACAAATGTAAGAGACGGCGTGGTAAGTTGTTCATGTAGGACAGCCCTCACATCAAGAATTGGATTGGGTATAAAAATCACTTCCTCAACTTCTCTCAATTCCCCGGCTAATGTGCTCTCAACACATTTACTTTTCAATCAAACAGACCCCATCCTTTACCTGAACAGAACGGTAAAATTGAACCCAGGTCTCATAAGGGATTTCATTTTCAGGCACAGACAGCAACAGTTCAAAACAGCTCCTGAAAGCAAAATAACAAAAAGGACACAATGAGGGACAAGTGACAACTTGTGAAACTTCATGACACAATGTTATCCATTTCTAACATGCAGCACAAAAAAAATGAAGacatgtctttaaaaaaaagaaggctATGTATTGCAGCACACAGCAGAAAGTGTGGTACTGctgaggtttaaaaaaaaataaatgtatatgtTAGTACAACCATAACAGTTTCAAACACATTATTACTCTTTGAGTTGACTCACAATGCTAGTCTCTTTAACACGAGGGCCACATTATCAGAGTCTGCGGTGAGGTGTGGCCTTGCAGCAGCGAAGCAGTTGATGGACAGGCAGTAGACCTCCAGAAGGGGAAGACCATGCTCCACAGAATTCCTGCTCCCAGCATAGTGCATCAGTGCCTGCAAAGACAGTCATGGAagaaagaggtaaaaaaaaaaaaaaaaaaaaacacttccaaTGACAAGTTAgttataaaacatttatttttatttttttcataaaCATAACGACTTAGCCAACAGCTACAGCTAGCTTAACACTCAATTACTTTCCAATTAATGGTTCAGCAGCCATACTGAACCCAGTTTAGGGTTATCTTTTTTGTTACAATGGTCTCACAATCTTGCCAAAATAGAGGAAAAAGCATAGCAAACTATGATACTACAATTTCTgtagaaaacaaaaaaaacagtccTAATTTCCGAATTATGTCAGAAaggaagaggcgaagcaagaGGATTAACCAAAATCGCAACAATAAAGCGATAAGCAGACAAAACATTTTTGTATGGGACGTCTGTGTGtcaaatttggtcaacaaaaaatgtaattgctatTTTGCTAAGTGAGGCTTATTTTGTAATGTTTAGGTTGTTAGAAATGTACCGATATACAGTGCGTTCAAAacagtattcagatcccttcacttttttcagattttggtacgttacagccttattctaaaatcgcttcaatagttttttttacccttatcaatctacacacaataccccataatgacaaagcgaaaacaagtttagaattttttgcaactttgttaaaaataaaaaacagaaataccttatttacataactattcagaccctttgctatgagactcgaaattgagctcaggtgcatcctgtttccattgagatgtttctaaaacttagagtccacctgtggtaaattcaattgattggacatgatttggaaaggcacacacctgtctatgtaaggtcccacagttgacagtgcatatgtcagagcaaaaaccaaacaatAAGGTTgaagtaattgtccgtagagctccgagacaggattgtgtcgaggcacaaatctggggaagggtaccaaaacatttctgcagcattgaaggtccccaagaacacagtggcctccctcgttcttaaatggaagaagtttggaaccaccaagagctgacttcccggccaaactaagcaatcgggggagaagggccttgatcagggaggtgaccaagaacacaatgTTCACTGACAGAgtgccagagttcctctgtggagatgggagaaccttccagacagACAACCATGGTagagtagagtggccagacagaagccactcctcagttaaaggcccatgacagcctgcttggagtttgccaaaaggctcctaaaggactctcagaccatgggaaacaaaattctctggtctgatgaaaccaagattgaactctttggcctgaatgccaagcatcacgtctggaggaaaccagacactgctcatcacctggccaatcaATCAcaacaatgaagcatggtggtggcagcatcatgctgtggggatgtttttcagcggcaggtactgggagactagtcaggattgagggaaagatgaacggagcaaagataaaagagatccttgataaaacctgctcaagagcaccttccaacaggacaacgaccagaagcacacagccaagacaatgcaggagtggctccgggacaagtctctgaatgtccttgagtggcccagccagagcccgaacccGATCGAACGTCAGCGacgctgacagagcttgagaggatctgcagagaagaatgggagaaactccccaaatacaggtgtgccaatctggggtcttcttgggtatgacactacgaaactgtaatcactgccaaaggtgcatcaagaaagtactgagtaaagtgtctgaaaaCTAATGTGaaatcagttttttatttttataaattagctaaaaattaaaaaatatatatttttgctttgtcattatgggttattgtgtgtagatttatgagagaAAAAAACTTTGCCTACACTGTAATCGGCAAATGCTTTTGGGAGCGGGCAGAAAAGGTTTGTCAATCTACAGAGTCAAAAAGCTGCGaaatagagagataaagagaagggAAGGACATAAAAGTACCAGTGTCGGCTATGTTGTGTGTGATGGTTGTGATTGTCACAAGACGGGGAATTCAAATAAGCCTATGGCACGTCAAGGGAACTGTTCAGATGGGTTTAATGGAAACTGAACAGTGACTGTAGGTcaataacctctcacatagccttcATATTAACTACTGCAGAATtgagcatttcttgcagtaaaatgatacaccaaatgtaAGCTACATTTTGACTTGGGAACAGGAGTTCTTTGACGCATGCGCAGTTAGATACAATCTGTAGAGGTGCTATCTTTAttagcatcataaaagctgatagtatttcaaccacataaaatatgcatccaagctgaactgaaatcttatcatAAACGTTGGGTCGTTTTCACAGCTGTAGTGGAAGAATGAGAGAAGGTGATACTGGCGACTGGTGACTTGCAGGCGCCGAGGCCCAGCGTGATGACTCAATCACGATTTATGTCATTGTTTGGATGGCTGA from Oncorhynchus clarkii lewisi isolate Uvic-CL-2024 chromosome 25, UVic_Ocla_1.0, whole genome shotgun sequence encodes the following:
- the LOC139383930 gene encoding zinc finger protein Rlf-like — translated: MADSDVEPAPDWSNRLSNTAEDAFVAMEGLLTTLRALEATLWQQDISEISSTEYCDNFCQALMHYAGSRNSVEHGLPLLEVYCLSINCFAAARPHLTADSDNVALVLKRLALSCFELLLSVPENEIPYETWVQFYRSVQVAHDALLEYGSTDLQALLQITGEGGAWSNPVLGALLTGRPTNIEEVEAYIALEGEGFMEMRVKHLEKVGEVAKAVVLAKSCAECHLVSNQTTFRQTYVSLLCHLLPGEEAIMEISRLDCKDVLDITCSLETGGEENTAFILCTTFLTQQLQQQSLYCSWELTLLWSKLQRRIDPSLESLLERCLQLGAIAKTVYHLLFLVHVIRTEAEVLGLASSVELCVKALQLPDQEDTETRISVCKTVACLLPDDLEVLRACQLTEFLLGLSHVAFSSLEELSLQTDQKYDQENSIIPNSLRCELLLALKAHWPFDPEFWDWKTLKHQCIRLLGLDPEPEEDEDEGGQEISLGQDVKEEVERGFVDMPREYLNRTIVGIDGHNKDEKNEWDSKPPLKPDVEQGSLQKKYKFLCKICKKSVTETRILLHSKRHENNGVFTCPVCLKRFKSRKDFIPHAKLHLRMPPRSTRQKRKDKKRIDWDKEMEEDDLEPVEIALDPSLMLYYQSTHDPDVLEHILEQASSAPRYPGLEDNVTFDYINFHFELQNHDIYTCPATHCTKTFKHSKYLGVHLKSEYHVGDQNVKHYFEMKDRREKCTYCRRHFMSAYHHRRHQRLHYGDLPYICMVTGCGARFSTSNKLVAHKHSHGYQVSYQCELKGCRLSFSDLGQVYHHEAQHFRDAAYSCTSLECKKFYFSKKEFSKHLATHGITFSEEDFEAQRKAKIKHLDSITEDIARPKKYCKRKTALEELVSGGNNATSYTCSASSSHVSSCKEPKGTMTSVAVCFDGKKFTCGFERCGLTFSKARDVHKHLRCVHPEHFKAENKELGLDKEVGLKSKGLKVKTEQDNDDQNKHEHAACLLMKGSSQGNACPSLTKNTTTSPSCLANDNAHLREILIGLSQLSLTPSNSSNGYTEPSHPMSGSTTSNISCHQGVGTRSPIVLLQKRAPPAVGERRQLTSNVEPSVAQSLPSEQHLESDQISPYVLQASTKPYLCELNGCNFRCVISTTLRRHYMNKHHFSEEKVKGMKILKSLTFKCHLCFKCHREKTDLRVHYLQTHRLSEAVVEKMSWSKKWVQGKPKEPTKPTVSFIQNYQTLTWQHPSWQQKYLKKKIMWRRQNVVQFAKSGDKSTKWSHAPSSVQDQFEEESEDGDMQRGRGSIYMCKHKDCGMLFCHTYSLYRHKKKHHSQVMGRPSMLSEDPVLQKFRCSYANCNASYLLNSSLVRHLESEHPYQVNRSLKHHRKSSPYPATMYCKYEGCTQVFTQSSSLKKHVLSSHLNYYDSLVLRLQNTHNDTSVTGCQKKFIFTSSTPQKDATKLPLGQSLRHCPKTPEDVKAEETSEEHDEDDGEILNVDQSIVESKSKHKFEDMVFRSHEEALQMCQDRCQREAYPCMVQGCDSVVKFIRSMRRHYLNCHKLTNRAFKLNEDKLVFRAEQLEELIQRNTVLSVWPDMTRAPNGVLKMEYQAEPENPGGPSVPMSLHSIKAETLDDNDPLGFKEEPTAERNVLVGADDLLYGEPCGHTEDPATQNSHSQEARPRRRSSNPPALDLSPPSSLRFCFDESFLDSSGKDGGKPTNISVPLPSPQARQPLKRKNELPEHPPISKDPQPQSPTPRTFDLATYRPMGFESSFLKFIQANSKDKDAERPQASHCNNPRPDPPVVSARRRDSYRRSCFVKENSQVVLTTTCSRLAHSSPLKPLPRTGEYTSVQNLHVILEKALTGCGDLAIKQLQHQRPVVVLERPRFFTSLLDLFPTKMNDKLLLEGL